A single region of the Streptomyces sp. NBC_00236 genome encodes:
- a CDS encoding aldehyde dehydrogenase family protein has protein sequence MTPTPQRLFINGEWTEPADGHYEVVDPATEETVGLAPEASRAQVYEAATAARDAFATWSRTRPEERAAILDRAADLMQRDFLANAALAQAESGATTGTARGMQVAVGAARYRRYAKGALEPVEEAIAPQINEAGPMGRAGIFGALAVRQPVGVVTCITSYNNPWANPAGKIAPALAMGNTVVVKPAPQDPLSVYRMAEALAEAGVPAGVVNVVSGSAPGVGEAAVDSPAVDMVSFTGSTAVGQRIAEVCGRSMKRQLMELGGKGAAVVLDDADLDSAVAGIGTTFSFYSGQICTAPTRVLVQRAVHDALIEKLTAYAGYLTVGDPTAKGTVVGPVISAAHRDRIESYVELGRKEGARVVTGGERPDPTGRGFYVAPTLLADCTNDMRVVREEIFGPVVVVVPFDDEEEGIALANDSDYGLIDYVWSGDVARAFRVARRLRAGGVGVNTIGRNMEAPFGGFKRSGVGRDVGSYALHAYSELQSIVWPG, from the coding sequence ATGACCCCGACCCCGCAGCGCCTCTTCATCAACGGCGAGTGGACCGAACCCGCCGACGGCCACTACGAGGTGGTCGACCCGGCCACCGAGGAGACCGTCGGCCTCGCCCCCGAGGCGAGCCGCGCCCAGGTGTACGAGGCTGCTACCGCGGCCCGCGACGCCTTCGCCACCTGGTCCCGCACTCGCCCCGAGGAGCGCGCCGCGATCCTCGACCGCGCCGCCGACCTGATGCAGCGCGACTTCCTCGCCAACGCCGCCCTCGCGCAGGCGGAGAGCGGCGCCACCACCGGTACGGCCCGCGGCATGCAGGTCGCCGTGGGCGCGGCGCGCTACCGGCGGTACGCGAAGGGCGCGCTGGAACCGGTCGAGGAGGCCATCGCGCCGCAGATCAACGAGGCGGGCCCGATGGGCCGGGCCGGGATCTTCGGGGCGCTCGCCGTCCGCCAGCCGGTCGGCGTCGTCACCTGCATCACCTCGTACAACAACCCCTGGGCCAACCCGGCCGGCAAGATCGCGCCCGCGCTCGCCATGGGCAACACGGTCGTCGTGAAACCGGCTCCGCAGGACCCGCTCTCCGTCTACCGGATGGCCGAGGCCCTCGCGGAGGCGGGCGTACCGGCCGGGGTCGTCAACGTCGTCAGCGGTTCGGCCCCCGGAGTGGGCGAGGCCGCCGTCGACTCGCCCGCTGTCGACATGGTCAGCTTCACCGGCTCCACCGCGGTCGGGCAGCGCATCGCGGAGGTCTGCGGCCGTTCGATGAAACGGCAGCTGATGGAGCTGGGCGGGAAGGGCGCCGCCGTCGTCCTCGACGACGCCGACCTCGACTCGGCGGTCGCGGGCATCGGGACGACGTTCTCGTTCTACAGCGGTCAGATCTGTACGGCTCCGACCCGCGTCCTGGTCCAACGGGCCGTGCACGACGCGCTGATCGAGAAGCTCACCGCGTACGCCGGGTATCTGACGGTGGGCGATCCGACGGCGAAGGGCACGGTCGTCGGCCCGGTCATCTCCGCCGCGCACCGCGACCGCATCGAGTCGTACGTGGAACTGGGCCGCAAGGAAGGGGCCCGCGTCGTCACGGGCGGCGAACGCCCCGACCCGACCGGCCGCGGCTTCTACGTCGCGCCGACACTGCTGGCCGACTGCACCAACGACATGCGGGTCGTAAGGGAGGAGATCTTCGGCCCGGTCGTGGTCGTCGTCCCCTTCGACGACGAGGAGGAGGGCATCGCGCTGGCCAACGACAGCGACTACGGACTGATCGACTACGTCTGGTCCGGCGACGTGGCCCGCGCCTTCCGCGTCGCCCGCCGGCTGCGCGCGGGCGGGGTCGGCGTGAACACCATCGGCCGCAACATGGAGGCCCCGTTCGGCGGGTTCAAGCGGAGCGGGGTCGGGCGGGACGTCGGCTCGTACGCGCTGCACGCGTACAGCGAACTCCAGTCGATCGTCTGGCCGGGCTGA